A part of Corvus cornix cornix isolate S_Up_H32 chromosome Z, ASM73873v5, whole genome shotgun sequence genomic DNA contains:
- the ANKRD34B gene encoding ankyrin repeat domain-containing protein 34B, which yields MMDAVDVPPEGYSLIKAVYQRRLRLTRLLIDGGAYVNESNSRGETPLMIACMTKHVDLQSASKAKMVKYLLDNKADPNIQDKSGKTALMHACMEKAGPEVVSLLLMSGADPSLPDHSNCSALVYAINAADKDTLEILLKACKARGKEVIIITTGKSASGRQKTKQYLNVPPPDLEECASPADCTSLSEIESSEGPEDPFSFKELYGGHPYDNPSETVPLMTKSSSTPARFKLTQVLQCDPWLKCCPAVFPQRKIASSQELRAISPTEDLSCKFSAFDLSKGVTTSHESRDRKDTAHVLKTSDQTMSRKPLRDAINYQTPFTEEKHNPSEIPMGMDASLGQISLLSNLGSIIKKGSGESNYNISASQLTNSLIPAADTKDSKSPKGKKEILSTYQTLLPSPRRVLEKMSPVSPRGRNQASLEEQGSGALVLDQTRPGFLPPLNVSPHPPGPELTVINTVSGMISYGQTHSVPPGSAAPRGTKDTNLLRRRPYEQITV from the coding sequence atgatGGATGCGGTGGACGTGCCGCCCGAGGGCTACTCCCTGATCAAAGCCGTGTACCAGCGGCGCCTGCGCCTCACCAGGCTGCTGATCGACGGCGGGGCCTATGTCAATGAGAGCAACAGCAGGGGTGAGACCCCTCTCATGATTGCTTGTATGACCAAACACGTGGACTTACAGAGTGCTAGCAAGGCAAAGATGGTGAAATACCTGCTGGACAACAAGGCTGACCCGAACATACAGGACAAATCTGGGAAGACAGCCTTGATGCATGCTTGCATGGAAAAAGCAGGCCCTGAAGTGGTGTCTCTGCTGCTGATGAGCGGAGCTGACCCGAGCCTGCCAGACCACTCcaactgctctgctctggtgtaCGCAATAAACGCCGCAGACAAGGACACCCTGGAAATTCTGCTTAAGGCCTGCAAGGCACGAGGGAAAGAAGTGATCATCATCACCACAGGCAAGTCTGCATCAGGGAGGCAGAAGACAAAGCAGTACCTGAACGTGCCTCCTCCAGACCTCGAGGAATGCGCTTCCCCAGCTGATTGCACCTCCCTGTCAGAAATAGAATCAAGCGAGGGTCCAGAAGACCCATTCAGCTTTAAAGAGCTGTATGGTGGACACCCATATGATAACCCATCTGAAACAGTGCCACTAATGACCAAATCCAGCTCAACACCAGCACGGTTCAAGCTGACACAGGTGCTGCAGTGTGATCCGTGGCTAAAGTGCTGTCCAGCAGTGTTTCCGCAGAGGAAAATTGCTTCTTCACAAGAACTTCGGGCTATCAGTCCCACAGAAGACCTCTCCTGTAAATTCAGTGCCTTTGACTTATCCAAGGGCGTCACCACCAGTCACGAAAGTAGAGACAGGAAAGACACTGCTCATGTACTGAAAACCTCTGATCAAACCATGTCAAGGAAACCATTACGCGATGCAATAAACTATCAGACTCCTTTTACTGAAGAGAAACATAACCCCAGTGAGATTCCTATGGGCATGGATGCCAGTTTGGGACAAATCAGCTTACTTTCAAACCTCGGCAGTATTATCAAGAAGGGAAGTGGAGAATCAAATTACAACATCTCCGCGTCTCAGCTAACTAACAGtctcattcctgctgctgatACAAAAGACAGTAAGTCaccaaaaggaaagaaagaaattctttctacATACCAGACTTTGTTACCAAGTCCGAGAAGAGTTCTGGAGAAGATGTCTCCTGTTTCTCCGAGAGGCAGAAATCAGGCTTCTCTAGAGGAACAGGGTTCAGGAGCCTTAGTGCTGGATCAGACAAGGCCAGGTTTTCTGCCACCACTGAATGTGAGCCCTCACCCCCCAGGTCCAGAGCTCACTGTCATAAACACAGTTT